A single genomic interval of Saccharothrix saharensis harbors:
- the sigK gene encoding ECF RNA polymerase sigma factor SigK, with amino-acid sequence MAGRERELRAVPAGHADDASAEELLRLVARGDERAFERLYDVVAGRVLSLVRRVLRDHAQSEEVTQEVLVEVWRTAARFDPGRGSALAWVMTMAHRRAVDRVRSAQAATRREDIAARRDVETPFDAVSEQVAARIEQRQVRRCLSTLTELQRESILLGYFKGYTYPETASVLGIPLGTVKTRMRDGLIRLRDCLGVTR; translated from the coding sequence ATGGCAGGTCGTGAGCGCGAGCTCCGGGCGGTACCCGCGGGTCACGCGGACGACGCCTCGGCGGAGGAGCTGCTGCGCCTGGTGGCGCGCGGCGACGAACGGGCGTTCGAGCGGCTGTACGACGTGGTGGCGGGCAGGGTGCTGAGCCTGGTCCGCCGCGTCCTGCGCGACCACGCGCAGTCCGAGGAGGTCACGCAGGAGGTGCTGGTGGAGGTGTGGCGCACCGCCGCCCGCTTCGACCCGGGCCGGGGCAGCGCGCTGGCCTGGGTGATGACGATGGCGCACCGCCGCGCCGTCGACCGGGTCCGCTCCGCCCAGGCCGCGACCCGGCGTGAGGACATCGCCGCCCGGCGCGACGTCGAGACGCCGTTCGACGCGGTCAGCGAGCAGGTGGCCGCGCGCATCGAGCAGCGGCAGGTGCGGCGGTGCCTGTCGACGCTGACCGAGCTCCAGCGGGAGTCGATCCTGCTCGGCTACTTCAAGGGCTACACCTACCCGGAGACCGCTTCCGTGCTCGGCATCCCGCTGGGCACGGTGAAGACCCGGATGCGGGACGGGCTGATCCGGCTCCGCGACTGCCTGGGGGTGACCCGGTGA